One Epinephelus fuscoguttatus linkage group LG10, E.fuscoguttatus.final_Chr_v1 genomic window carries:
- the dsg2.1 gene encoding desmoglein-2.1: protein MVRVSSPAFVLLLFVAAIVVIANTAENLVRKRREWIIPPTPLTENVDYTQKESIARIRSDFESQSDITYSLEGAGANKEPYHVFVVNSKTGFIRVTKVLDREEIDTYNLSGIAKYTDGRLAEKDIFIRIKVVDENDNPPVFGVIKAAEVKELSATGTSVMKITATDADEPGTVNSQIAYSIIDQSPPHDMFSISNEGTVYVKNSALDRERADKYTLTVKGQDLNGKPGGHSATTTVTIKVLDVNDNPPTLEHEQYEGSIEENTDGVEVMRIKAEDLDLKDTENWEAVFEIVKGNEAGYFSITTDPKTNEGILMLDNAVDYEDVKDLELGLAVRNKAPLYDGSGPYAGAGISFGGGAGGGGGAGGGGGAAGSGGATGAGGGAIGATGAGAGSGTGGSWWQSGTSVKTYPIKINVKNQPEGPKFDPKVKAIPISEGGNSVSINDVISIYPAIDEDTGKPAENVRYAKGSDPDNWLTIDQETAQIKLNKIPDRESPFLVNGTYIAKVLCITNDMPAKTATGTVAIQVEDFNDQCPTLTSTFQTMCTTKDSVFVSAKDEDEFPNGPPFNFVIIPEGTQGKWQVEHHNDTAAILRSQETMWPGVYEVTFEVKDQQGEACPEPQKVSVQVCTCEDGLVCGANGQPVKGSKLGPAGIGLLFLGLLLLLLLLLLLLFCQCGGAGALPGGFTEMPFDTKSHLINYRTEGQGENTDVPLLNMPTQVDGNMVAMGMGILAMAPGAGIDCQKSVTSMDGMNGAMYEDSYAGGYREDRWGMMNQVTGNGLYSEFEGREARVGGAMYDGMALPDHFLRQYYTQKVSSGNENIAVKDGLLVYDYEGRGSPAGSVGCCSLLESDNDLQFLDDLGPKFKTLAEVCGGKITTEVKPPVSPLPSASINTQTSVSSVMTAQQLPPLPKLQPTVPQTVVRETSERSQIVKESTATMKEGMTTVKEGRTTVKGGVANPGQMLVLQPQQQPVYYTTTPVLQPMQYVVQPQVQNTVLLTEAPATNLQGLVLVNGTQTAPAQGMVVQGQTVMSSGQAQGPNMVLVERSGVQGGGTNLIRTGNLSGSQTMMVVGGKVPVGSVKALNGSQTRLVQGGTLQSGGLSGSQRVLVVGGQTSNGGQLVQQAGGLSQRSGLSSAQKVLYSTGSTSTGSQSNIVGSSATTVSTSPTYQKVVVQETREIIK, encoded by the exons ATGGTTCGGGTTTCTTCGCCCGCGTTTGTTTTGCTTCTGTTTGTG GCTGCTATCGTGGTGATTGCTAATACTGCAGAAAATCTggtaagaaaaagaagagaatgGATCATCCCTCCAACACCACTGACGGAAAATGTAGACTACACTCAAAAGGAATCCATTGCCAGG ATTCGCTCAGATTTTGAATCTCAGTCAGACATTACGTACTCTCTAGAAGGTGCTGGTGCAAATAAGGAGCCCTACCATGTGTTTGTAGTCAACTCTAAAACTGGATTCATCCGTGTGACCAAAGTGCTCGACAGGGAGGAGATTGATACATACAAT tTGTCAGGTATTGCGAAGTACACAGATGGCAGACTTGCAGAGAAAGACATTTTCATACGAATCAAGGTTGTAGATGAGAATGACAACCCTCCAGTGTTTGGAGTCATCAAGGCCGCAGAGGTGAAAGAGCTCAGTGCCACAG GGACTTCAGTTATGAAAATAACTGCAACTGATGCTGATGAACCAGGGACGGTGAACTCTCAGATTGCCTATTCCATCATAGATCAGAGTCCACCCCATGACATGTTCTCCATTTCCAATGAAGGGACAGTGTATGTTAAAAATTCTGCCCTGGACCGAGAG AGAGCAGATAAGTACACTCTGACGGTTAAAGGTCAAGACTTAAATGGCAAACCAGGGGGACACAGTGCAACCACCACTGTTACCATTAAAGTCCTGGATGTGAATGACAACCCTCCCACTCTGGAACACGAGCAG TATGAGGGCAGCATTGAGGAGAACACAGATGGTGTGGAGGTGATGAGGATCAAAGCAGAGGACCTGGACCTGAAAGACACAGAAAACTGGGAagctgtgtttgaaattgtaaaAGGCAACGAGGCTGGGTACTTCAGCATTACAACAGACCCCAAGACCAACGAGGGCATCCTAATGCTTGACAAT GCTGTGGATTATGAGGATGTGAAAGACCTTGAACTGGGACTTGCTGTGAGGAACAAAGCTCCACTATATGATGGATCTGGGCCATACGCTGGAGCTGGTATAAGTTTCGGAGGGGGAGCAGGCGGGGGAGGAGGAGCAGGCGGGGGAGGAGGTGCAGCAGGTTCAGGTGGTGCAactggtgctggtggtggtgcaATTGGCGCAACTGGTGCTGGTGCAGGAAGTGGGACAGGAGGATCATGGTGGCAAAGTGGGACCTCAGTTAAAACCTATCCAATCAAAATCAATGTGAAGAACCAGCCTGAGGGGCCAAAATTTGACCCCAAAGTCAAGGCTATTCCCATCTCAGAGGGAGGCAACTCCGTCAGTATTAATGATGTTATTAGCATCTACCCGGCAATTGATGAAGACACTGGGAAACCAGCTGAGAATGTCAG GTATGCCAAGGGCTCAGACCCTGACAACTGGCTCACCATCGACCAAGAGACAGCTCAGATCAAACTGAACAAGATACCTGACAGAGAATCTCCATTCCTGGTCAATGGGACATATATTGCTAAAGTACTCTGCATTACAAATG ATATGCCTGCCAAAACAGCCACTGGCACAGTAGCCATCCAGGTGGAAGATTTTAATGACCAGTGCCCCACCTTGACCAGTACCTTCCAGACTATGTGTACCACAAAAGATTCTGTTTTTGTGAGCGCTAAAGATGAGGATGAATTTCCTAACGGACCTCCTTTTAACTTTGTCATCATCCCTGAGGGCACTCAGGGCAAGTGGCAGGTGGAGCATCACAATG ACACTGCAGCTATCCTGAGGAGCCAAGAGACCATGTGGCCTGGGGTCTATGAGGTGACTTTCGAGGTGAAGGACCAGCAGGGAGAGGCCTGTCCAGAACCACAGAAAGTGTCAGTCCAAGTTTGTACCTGTGAGGATGGGTTGGTGTGTGGCGCTAATGGTCAGCCCGTCAAAGGATCCAAGTTAGGACCTGCAGGCATCGGACTGCTATTCCTGGGCCTGTTGCTGTTACTAC TCCTCCTTCTGTTGCTGCTCTTCTGCCAGTGTGGGGGAGCTGGAGCTCTGCCAGGGGGCTTTACTGAGATGCCTTTCGACACCAAATCACATCTCATTAACTACCGCACTGAAGGCCAGGGAGAGAACACA GATGTGCCGCTATTGAACATGCCAACACAGGTGGATGGAAATATGGTCGCCATGGGTATGGGTATTTTAGCAATGGCGCCCGGGGCAGGTATTGATTGCCAGAAATCTGTCACTTCAATGGACGGGATGAATGGGGCCATGTATGAAGACAGTTATGCAGGTGGCtacagagaggacagatgggGGATGATGAACCAGGTGACAGGAAATGGCCTCTACTCTGAGTTTGAGGGCAGAGAAGCGAGAGTGGGTGGAGCAATGTATGATGGCATGGCTTTGCCAGACCACTTCTTGCGACAATACTACACTCAG aAGGTGAGCAGTGGAAACGAGAACATTGCAGTGAAGGATGGTCTGCTGGTTTATGACTACGAGGGCCGGGGCTCCCCTGCTGGCTCAGTGGGCTGCTGCAGCCTCCTGGAGTCTGACAATGACTTGCAGTTCCTCGATGACCTCGGGCCAAAGTTCAAGACCCTGGCCGAGGTGTGCGGAGGCAAGATCACAACTGAAGTCAAACCACCTGTCTCTCCTCTGCCCAGTGCCTCCATCAATACTCAGACCTCAGTATCAAGTGTGATGACTGCCCAGCAGCTGCCCCCTCTACCCAAGCTGCAGCCAACCGTCCCTCAGACTGTGGTCAGGGAGACATCTGAGCGTTCTCAGATAGTGAAGGAGAGCACAGCCACAATGAAGGAAGGAATGACCACAGTGAAGGAAGGAAGGACCACAGTGAAGGGCGGGGTGGCAAATCCAGGCCAGATGCTTGTGCTACAGCCGCAGCAGCAGCCCGTCTACTACACCACCACCCCTGTGCTGCAGCCGATGCAGTATGTAGTCCAACCACAGGTTCAGAACACAGTACTGCTCACTGAGGCACCAGCCACCAACCTGCAGGGCTTGGTACTGGTTAACGGCACCCAGACTGCACCTGCTCAAGGCATGGTTGTTCAGGGGCAGACAGTGATGTCTAGTGGACAAGCCCAGGGCCCCAACATGGTGCTGGTGGAAAGGAGTGGAGTCCAGGGGGGTGGTACCAACCTGATCCGCACTGGCAACCTCTCTGGCTCCCAGACCATGATGGTGGTGGGGGGTAAGGTCCCTGTAGGGTCAGTGAAAGCACTAAATGGGAGCCAGACCCGCCTCGTGCAGGGGGGCACTCTGCAGTCAGGAGGGCTCTCAGGATCTCAGAGGGTCCTGGTGGTCGGAGGGCAAACAAGCAACGGTGGGCAGCTGGTCCAGCAGGCAGGAGGCCTGTCCCAGAGGAGTGGCCTCTCTAGCGCTCAAAAAGTCCTCTACAGCACGGGCAGCACATCCACCGGCTCTCAGAGCAACATAGTGGGTTCCTCTGCCACCACAGTGAGCACAAGCCCTACCTACCAGAAGGTGGTGGTGCAGGAGACAAGAGAGATCATCAAATGA